A region of Pirellulales bacterium DNA encodes the following proteins:
- a CDS encoding sigma-70 family RNA polymerase sigma factor, with protein sequence FVQAFLKLSTFQRQSAFYTWLYRIAFNVSISRRRKRKPTVSLDQRREDHGQEPAARPTTPADDLESAERVVQVRSALARLPDEYRTVLVLREIDGYCYETISEMLDLPLGTVRSRLHRGRLELRNLLKETWQTEELN encoded by the coding sequence TTTTGTCCAGGCGTTTCTCAAACTGTCCACATTTCAGCGGCAGTCCGCCTTTTACACTTGGCTGTATCGAATTGCCTTTAACGTGTCCATTAGCCGCCGTCGCAAACGCAAACCCACCGTCAGCCTGGATCAACGCCGCGAGGATCATGGCCAGGAACCCGCCGCCCGTCCCACAACCCCTGCGGACGACCTGGAAAGCGCGGAGCGCGTCGTTCAGGTGCGATCGGCTTTGGCCAGATTGCCGGACGAATATCGCACGGTATTGGTCCTGCGCGAGATTGATGGTTATTGCTACGAGACCATTTCCGAGATGTTGGATTTACCGCTGGGGACCGTGCGCAGCCGCTTGCATCGGGGAAGACTGGAATTACGAAATCTGCTCAAGGAAACCTGGCAGACCGAGGAACTTAATTAA